A DNA window from Pseudomonadota bacterium contains the following coding sequences:
- a CDS encoding DUF547 domain-containing protein: MIRFIALSFALFFSSHLHAAVQDTFKFYDELLQDYVKGGSKEGISLTLVDYDSWGRDERHKKAMIQIKKADPLALKSVEETLAFWINTYNLLTIDLIIQKDESQSIRNLGGLFGNPWDNFKWQVGPKSYTLNDIEHSILRSLNEPRIHFALNCASLSCPDLMPEAYSPEKIYTTLDARTKDFLTNPTKGIQVESRSGESIVKLSQIFKWYRDDFSSIEKFVTQYTGLKNLYIESYIKYNWNLNKGS; encoded by the coding sequence ATGATTCGCTTTATTGCTCTTAGTTTTGCGCTATTCTTTTCAAGTCACCTGCACGCTGCTGTTCAGGATACTTTCAAGTTTTATGATGAACTTCTTCAAGACTACGTAAAAGGTGGCAGCAAAGAAGGTATTTCTCTCACTCTTGTAGATTACGATAGCTGGGGCCGTGATGAGCGCCATAAAAAAGCGATGATCCAAATCAAAAAAGCAGACCCTCTCGCCCTTAAGAGTGTTGAGGAAACTCTCGCTTTTTGGATTAACACCTACAACCTCCTTACAATTGATCTGATCATTCAAAAAGATGAATCACAATCGATCCGTAACCTTGGTGGTCTATTTGGTAACCCTTGGGATAACTTTAAGTGGCAAGTGGGGCCAAAGTCTTACACGCTGAATGACATTGAGCACTCTATTCTAAGATCTCTTAATGAGCCGCGCATTCACTTTGCGCTGAACTGTGCCTCTCTATCATGCCCAGACCTTATGCCAGAGGCTTACAGCCCTGAAAAGATTTACACAACACTAGACGCGAGAACAAAAGATTTCCTCACAAATCCAACCAAAGGTATTCAAGTCGAATCACGCTCAGGCGAATCAATTGTGAAACTTTCTCAAATTTTTAAGTGGTATAGAGACGATTTTTCCTCTATAGAGAAGTTCGTAACGCAATACACAGGTTTAAAGAACCTATATATCGAGAGTTACATTAAGTATAACTGGAACCTCAACAAAGGGAGCTAA
- a CDS encoding FAD-dependent oxidoreductase: protein MHKFDIAIIGGGAAGLVTASVAAQLGYSVVLFEKGEMGGDCLNSGCVPSKALLSASAKGLSFKEAMDQVNHSIETIAPHDSVERFEGLGVTVIQEEAHFIDRHSIEAGGTIYTAKRYVIAAGSTAAIPPIDGLGDVPYLTNESLFKIKEQPKHLIIIGGGPIGCEMADAFQGLGTQVTLIEGAPDILPRDDADARAIVRDALTQKGVNIHTGTQVKEVSGSKTTVTVSTSDGDIKGSHLLLATGRAPNVHSMSLDKAGVAYTARGIDVNGSNQTSVKHIYALGDITGKHPFTHMAAYDASLFIKRVLFGAFTAKENLKAMPWVTYTSPELAQVGLTEEEAKAKHPDAQVIRVNFSEMDRAITEGDTTGFCKVIINKKSRILGATIVGSHAGEFLPLFCYMIHHDKKFGTLSGVTWAYPTRGELYGKLISKHSSPLLKKGSVRVISRVMYRLFG, encoded by the coding sequence ATGCATAAATTTGATATCGCTATTATTGGTGGAGGCGCAGCAGGACTCGTAACAGCTTCTGTTGCCGCTCAACTTGGTTACAGCGTGGTGCTCTTTGAAAAAGGTGAAATGGGTGGAGACTGCCTCAACAGTGGTTGCGTGCCAAGTAAGGCGCTTCTTTCTGCATCAGCAAAAGGCCTCTCATTTAAAGAGGCTATGGATCAAGTGAACCATAGCATTGAAACCATTGCTCCGCATGACAGCGTAGAGCGCTTTGAAGGCCTTGGAGTTACAGTCATCCAAGAAGAAGCTCATTTTATTGATCGTCATAGCATTGAAGCTGGTGGTACTATTTATACAGCTAAGCGCTATGTGATTGCAGCAGGCTCAACAGCTGCAATTCCACCGATTGATGGCCTTGGCGATGTCCCTTACCTGACCAACGAAAGCCTATTTAAGATTAAAGAACAGCCTAAGCACCTCATTATTATTGGTGGAGGCCCTATTGGCTGTGAAATGGCAGATGCCTTTCAAGGCCTTGGTACACAAGTTACACTTATTGAAGGCGCGCCAGATATTCTGCCTCGCGACGACGCAGATGCCAGAGCCATTGTACGCGACGCCCTTACACAAAAAGGCGTCAATATTCATACAGGCACTCAAGTTAAAGAAGTTTCAGGTAGCAAAACGACAGTTACAGTCAGCACATCTGATGGTGACATTAAAGGCTCCCATCTTCTCCTTGCAACGGGTAGAGCCCCAAACGTCCATAGCATGAGCTTAGATAAAGCTGGCGTTGCCTATACTGCCCGCGGCATTGACGTGAACGGTAGTAACCAAACCTCAGTGAAGCACATCTACGCACTAGGCGACATTACCGGCAAGCATCCATTTACCCATATGGCTGCTTATGACGCCTCACTCTTTATTAAGCGTGTTCTCTTTGGCGCCTTTACAGCAAAAGAAAACTTAAAAGCCATGCCGTGGGTAACTTATACATCGCCAGAATTGGCACAAGTTGGCCTCACAGAAGAAGAAGCCAAAGCCAAACATCCTGACGCTCAGGTTATTCGCGTAAACTTCTCAGAAATGGATCGTGCCATTACTGAAGGAGATACAACAGGATTTTGCAAAGTCATTATTAATAAAAAATCGCGCATCCTTGGCGCAACCATTGTAGGCTCACATGCAGGAGAGTTCCTCCCGCTATTTTGTTATATGATTCATCATGATAAGAAGTTTGGCACCCTTTCAGGTGTTACATGGGCCTACCCAACACGAGGTGAATTATACGGTAAACTCATTTCAAAGCACTCAAGTCCACTCTTGAAAAAAGGCAGCGTTCGCGTTATAAGTCGTGTTATGTACCGCTTGTTCGGTTAA
- a CDS encoding VTT domain-containing protein: MKRYFKIILGLFMLSVFAMGSIYAPEYLSFEALGEYKGQIMAFYDERTALFISLFILAYIISTAFALPTGALLTLAGGFFMGTVTASLSVVVGATIGAVILFMAARTTLGAPLQAKVEKYAPKFKANMEDNAFEYLLFLRLVPIFPFFAVNILPSLFNIPLRTFAISTFVGIIPGTTAYCYFGSTLSNLSEPKDVLSTQMLLAFAFLGALALVPAILKKRKKTHA; this comes from the coding sequence ATGAAACGTTATTTTAAAATCATCCTAGGCCTATTTATGCTAAGCGTCTTTGCTATGGGCTCTATCTATGCACCAGAGTACCTGAGTTTTGAAGCCCTCGGAGAGTACAAAGGCCAGATCATGGCATTTTATGATGAGCGCACAGCTCTCTTCATTTCGCTCTTTATACTCGCTTATATTATAAGTACAGCTTTTGCCCTCCCAACAGGCGCACTCCTCACCCTTGCAGGAGGATTTTTTATGGGCACCGTAACGGCAAGCCTCTCTGTTGTGGTGGGTGCAACCATTGGTGCGGTTATTCTATTTATGGCAGCCAGAACCACACTTGGTGCACCACTCCAAGCTAAGGTAGAAAAATATGCACCTAAGTTTAAAGCCAACATGGAAGATAATGCATTTGAGTATCTACTCTTCCTGCGCCTTGTGCCTATCTTCCCATTCTTTGCAGTCAACATTCTGCCAAGCCTATTTAATATTCCACTCAGAACATTCGCCATCAGTACGTTTGTTGGTATCATTCCTGGAACCACTGCTTACTGCTACTTTGGCTCAACACTCAGCAACCTAAGCGAACCTAAAGACGTCCTCTCCACCCAAATGCTCCTTGCTTTTGCATTCCTAGGTGCACTAGCTCTGGTTCCAGCAATCCTTAAAAAGAGAAAGAAGACACATGCATAA
- the rpmH gene encoding 50S ribosomal protein L34: MKRTYQPSRIKRARRHGFRARKATVGGRRILNARRARGRKALSA, translated from the coding sequence ATGAAACGTACGTATCAGCCAAGCCGTATCAAACGCGCTCGCCGTCATGGTTTCCGTGCACGTAAAGCAACTGTTGGGGGTCGTCGTATCCTTAACGCACGTCGTGCTCGCGGCCGTAAAGCTCTTTCAGCTTAA
- the rnpA gene encoding ribonuclease P protein component produces MKTNCNHPFSKMKKRKEFVRLAAVGEKVVTKSFVMQYAEREDTEVRVGYTASKKVGGAVQRNKAKRRMRALVGEHIRLNAESGLSKGYDIVFIARYSMVDRDFSKIQKDFQGAIQVLKA; encoded by the coding sequence ATGAAAACAAACTGTAACCATCCATTTTCTAAAATGAAGAAGCGCAAAGAATTTGTGCGCCTTGCTGCTGTAGGTGAGAAAGTAGTTACGAAAAGCTTTGTGATGCAATACGCAGAGCGTGAGGATACAGAAGTCCGTGTAGGGTATACCGCTAGTAAAAAGGTTGGTGGCGCTGTTCAGCGCAATAAAGCGAAGCGTCGTATGCGTGCCCTTGTTGGGGAGCATATCCGTTTGAATGCCGAGTCAGGCCTCTCTAAGGGATATGACATCGTGTTTATTGCACGCTACTCAATGGTCGATAGAGATTTTTCAAAAATTCAAAAAGATTTCCAAGGCGCCATTCAGGTGCTAAAGGCATAG
- the yidD gene encoding membrane protein insertion efficiency factor YidD: protein MIGAPMFHQFGGRCRFHPSCSHYGKEAINRHGAIKGGWLTVKRFIRCGPFSDGGYDPVPEEYNCFCSKKNSQKTSKR from the coding sequence ATGATCGGTGCGCCCATGTTTCATCAGTTTGGAGGCCGTTGTAGGTTCCATCCGTCTTGCTCTCATTATGGTAAAGAAGCAATAAATCGTCATGGAGCGATAAAAGGGGGTTGGCTAACGGTGAAAAGGTTTATAAGATGTGGTCCATTCTCTGATGGGGGGTACGACCCTGTGCCGGAAGAATATAACTGCTTTTGTAGTAAGAAGAATTCGCAAAAGACATCAAAAAGATAG
- the yidC gene encoding membrane protein insertase YidC translates to MSFFLPPENKEGNDKRNLMVAVIMSIMVLLAYEWYVRWTGVDHGMVKGEQTEMAMAQEPAMNEAGLPSAPKMMQQKPMGLVANESSENVQTTRRVPIRSNVMEGSIALTGGRVDMLSFQNFATEPMGDEIVSLFSNNKGKSHFFDAGWVSESVQAPDGNAKWVASGEGLSPETPLTLTWSNNTGQVFHRTYTMDASRYVLTIQDKVVNEGPNAVALSHYAQIHKTGVLGGSGGLKYNPDRSTFFNHMGPVSVIDGIRAEPEYDDVLEQNTTTDGDSGWIGMTSRYFMAALIPDQGREHAFTFKHTKRGEDFFTALVQSEPKLLASGATLESATRLYVGPRQISELKKEDVGLDGAVNYGWFDFIARPLYSMIIWFQSHVGNMGAAIILSTIVLKILLLPLANKSYRSMAKMKLIQPEMEKMKERYGDNREQMAMAMMEMYKKHKVNPMSGCWPMLVQIPIFFAFYKVILISFEFRHAVFINGWITDLSAQDPLFILPILMGLSMYFQQKLSPSMGDPTQQAVMRMLPVLFTVMFLFFPAALVLYWLTNNVLSILQQYILMKQVEKAS, encoded by the coding sequence ATGAGCTTTTTTCTGCCACCAGAAAATAAAGAAGGTAACGACAAAAGAAACCTGATGGTTGCTGTCATCATGAGTATCATGGTGCTTCTTGCATATGAATGGTATGTGCGCTGGACAGGCGTTGACCATGGTATGGTAAAAGGTGAGCAAACTGAAATGGCAATGGCTCAAGAGCCTGCTATGAATGAGGCAGGTCTTCCATCTGCACCTAAGATGATGCAGCAAAAGCCAATGGGCTTGGTTGCGAATGAATCTTCTGAAAATGTACAAACAACACGCCGTGTTCCAATTCGCTCAAATGTGATGGAAGGATCTATTGCGCTGACGGGTGGTCGCGTAGATATGTTGTCTTTCCAAAACTTTGCAACTGAGCCAATGGGCGATGAGATTGTAAGTCTATTTAGTAACAATAAAGGTAAGAGCCACTTCTTTGATGCGGGCTGGGTCTCTGAAAGTGTTCAAGCACCGGATGGGAACGCGAAATGGGTAGCGTCTGGTGAAGGTCTTTCTCCTGAAACACCACTCACGCTTACTTGGAGTAACAACACTGGTCAGGTTTTCCACCGTACATACACAATGGACGCTTCTCGTTACGTTCTTACAATTCAAGATAAAGTGGTGAACGAAGGTCCGAACGCTGTGGCACTCTCTCACTATGCACAAATTCATAAAACAGGTGTACTTGGTGGTTCGGGTGGTCTGAAATATAACCCAGATCGTAGTACGTTCTTTAACCACATGGGCCCAGTATCTGTGATTGATGGTATTCGCGCTGAGCCAGAGTATGACGATGTACTTGAGCAAAACACAACAACTGATGGTGACAGTGGCTGGATTGGTATGACAAGCCGTTACTTTATGGCTGCTCTTATCCCTGACCAAGGCCGAGAGCATGCGTTTACATTTAAGCACACAAAGCGTGGAGAAGATTTCTTTACAGCGCTGGTACAAAGTGAGCCAAAACTTCTTGCAAGTGGTGCAACGCTTGAGAGCGCGACACGTCTGTATGTTGGTCCGCGTCAAATTTCTGAACTCAAGAAAGAAGACGTTGGCCTTGACGGTGCTGTGAACTATGGTTGGTTTGATTTTATTGCACGCCCGCTTTATTCAATGATTATTTGGTTCCAATCTCATGTTGGTAACATGGGTGCGGCGATTATCCTTTCTACAATTGTTCTGAAGATCCTGCTTCTGCCACTTGCAAACAAAAGCTACCGCTCTATGGCGAAAATGAAGCTCATTCAGCCTGAAATGGAGAAGATGAAAGAGCGTTATGGTGATAACCGTGAGCAAATGGCAATGGCCATGATGGAAATGTACAAAAAGCATAAGGTAAACCCTATGTCTGGCTGTTGGCCAATGCTGGTGCAGATTCCAATCTTCTTTGCTTTCTATAAAGTAATTTTGATCTCGTTTGAGTTCCGCCATGCAGTATTCATTAACGGTTGGATTACAGACCTCTCTGCGCAAGACCCTCTATTTATCCTGCCAATTCTGATGGGTCTAAGTATGTACTTTCAGCAAAAGCTAAGCCCAAGCATGGGTGACCCAACACAGCAAGCTGTGATGCGTATGCTACCAGTACTGTTTACGGTGATGTTCCTGTTCTTCCCTGCTGCACTTGTACTGTATTGGCTAACGAACAACGTGCTTTCAATTCTGCAGCAGTACATCCTGATGAAGCAAGTTGAGAAAGCAAGCTAA
- a CDS encoding HAD family hydrolase, whose amino-acid sequence MSKVLKKEFRHIENWVFDMDGTLYSPESGMEDALWEAWFGFLEKERGYSPEQAQKRSEEFSKAYDGNSFYGWMIEENLSYEKIISVFDAVDHDLVERCERTKAGVEALPGRKFIFTNSHFNRIDVVLERLGLLGHFDGLFYVRKIDDAVKPNPLVYDRFCAIHGVDPKASIFHEDRIENLKPAYDMGMRTVLLHTVPDGQPEYVDYTSRSIADWLSSVWE is encoded by the coding sequence ATGTCTAAAGTGTTAAAAAAAGAGTTCCGCCATATCGAAAACTGGGTTTTCGATATGGATGGGACGCTGTACTCTCCTGAAAGCGGTATGGAGGATGCGCTTTGGGAGGCTTGGTTTGGCTTTTTGGAGAAAGAGCGCGGGTATTCTCCTGAGCAAGCTCAGAAGAGGTCTGAAGAGTTTTCAAAGGCATATGACGGCAATTCTTTTTATGGGTGGATGATTGAAGAGAATCTATCTTATGAGAAAATTATTAGTGTTTTTGATGCTGTAGATCATGATCTTGTTGAGCGTTGTGAGCGCACAAAAGCTGGCGTAGAGGCTTTGCCTGGTCGTAAATTCATTTTTACAAATTCTCACTTTAACCGTATTGATGTGGTTCTTGAGCGCTTGGGTCTGCTCGGTCATTTTGATGGGCTGTTTTATGTGCGTAAAATTGATGATGCTGTGAAGCCAAACCCTTTGGTTTATGATCGTTTTTGTGCGATTCATGGCGTAGACCCTAAAGCGAGTATTTTTCATGAAGACCGTATCGAGAACTTAAAGCCTGCTTATGACATGGGGATGCGCACAGTTCTCTTGCATACGGTACCGGATGGACAGCCTGAATATGTGGATTACACATCACGCTCTATCGCAGACTGGCTCTCAAGTGTTTGGGAATAA
- a CDS encoding TetR family transcriptional regulator, which translates to MSLTNLSPGKLKILQAVATLLENPSEKVTISKIADVVGVTDAAIYRHYSSKEDIFNALYLYMESNFLSPLTTVQESESATDERMSVVFDKFLDFFYGHPGLARLFLGHGSSGFPGAPEKLKLLHAKVRAQLAQILRYGQAKGETAKLEPEQAVELFFGLIASAALAQVYGFAQVDQAQRWQAFAQAVFNVQQQSAA; encoded by the coding sequence ATGAGTTTGACAAATCTGAGTCCGGGTAAGCTTAAAATCTTGCAAGCTGTTGCAACCCTTCTAGAAAACCCTTCTGAAAAAGTAACAATCAGCAAAATTGCTGATGTGGTTGGTGTTACTGATGCAGCTATTTACCGACATTATTCTTCAAAAGAAGATATCTTTAACGCGCTTTATTTGTACATGGAATCTAACTTCCTAAGTCCGCTAACAACGGTGCAAGAAAGTGAAAGCGCAACAGATGAGCGTATGTCTGTTGTGTTTGATAAATTCCTCGATTTCTTTTACGGTCACCCTGGTCTTGCACGACTCTTTTTAGGACACGGATCTTCAGGTTTCCCTGGCGCACCTGAGAAATTAAAACTTTTACATGCAAAAGTGCGTGCACAGCTGGCGCAAATTCTGCGTTACGGTCAAGCCAAAGGTGAAACGGCTAAGCTTGAGCCAGAGCAGGCGGTAGAACTCTTCTTTGGTTTGATTGCCAGTGCAGCACTTGCACAAGTTTACGGCTTTGCACAGGTTGATCAAGCACAGCGTTGGCAAGCTTTTGCGCAAGCGGTTTTTAATGTTCAACAACAGAGTGCTGCGTAA
- a CDS encoding TlpA disulfide reductase family protein — MKTFVFTCAAALLAVGCSSEDEISSKLRDHPANALVGEAFPEFDVAELPSMQSADVTFDKPTVVNVWATWCPPCVKELPSLSALGKRDDFDVITISTDKQPELVQSFLKNNALEELDVRLDPMGRRTREHLKAQGLPVSYLVGADGKIYRVDAGERDWNHPKTIELLKKTLPEGGNS; from the coding sequence ATGAAGACATTTGTTTTTACATGTGCGGCGGCATTGCTTGCTGTCGGTTGTTCATCTGAGGATGAGATATCAAGTAAGTTGCGCGATCATCCTGCAAACGCTCTTGTTGGGGAAGCCTTCCCTGAGTTTGATGTCGCAGAGCTTCCGTCGATGCAAAGTGCAGACGTTACTTTTGATAAGCCAACGGTTGTGAATGTGTGGGCTACATGGTGCCCGCCTTGTGTGAAAGAGCTTCCATCGCTAAGCGCTCTTGGTAAGCGTGATGACTTTGATGTGATTACCATTTCTACAGATAAACAGCCTGAGTTGGTGCAAAGCTTCTTGAAAAATAATGCGCTAGAAGAGCTTGATGTCAGACTTGACCCAATGGGTCGTAGAACGCGTGAGCACCTGAAAGCACAAGGACTTCCTGTAAGTTATCTTGTGGGTGCAGACGGTAAAATTTACCGCGTAGACGCTGGTGAGCGTGATTGGAACCATCCTAAAACAATTGAGCTTTTGAAGAAAACGCTACCAGAGGGAGGGAACTCATGA
- a CDS encoding glycine--tRNA ligase subunit alpha: protein MTGKTLSFQDMILTLDTYWADKGCVLQPPYDMNVGAGTFHPATVLRALGPEPWNAAYVQPSRRPTDGRYGENPNRLQHYYQYQVAMKPAPKNIRQLYLGSLEKLGITSQDHDIRFVEDNWESPTLGAWGLGWEVWCDGMEVSQFTYFQQVGGFEVKPVLGEITYGIERLAMYIQDVESVYDLKFNDQGVTYGDIYHDNEVQFSDYNFNHADTDMLFQHFKDMEVECSKLVEQNLPLPAYDHAIGASHIFNVLDARGVISATERAGYILRVRNMSKACAEGYLKRREELGFPLLKNNSQSKVA, encoded by the coding sequence ATGACAGGCAAGACGCTAAGTTTTCAGGATATGATTTTGACGCTTGATACCTATTGGGCGGACAAAGGATGTGTGCTTCAACCTCCATATGACATGAACGTGGGGGCAGGGACTTTTCACCCTGCAACGGTACTTCGTGCTCTAGGTCCTGAGCCTTGGAATGCAGCTTACGTTCAGCCGTCACGCCGTCCAACAGATGGCCGTTATGGTGAAAACCCAAACCGTCTTCAGCACTACTACCAGTACCAAGTTGCGATGAAGCCAGCTCCAAAGAACATTCGCCAGTTGTACCTAGGCTCTCTTGAGAAGCTTGGTATTACATCGCAGGATCATGATATCCGCTTTGTAGAGGATAACTGGGAATCTCCAACACTTGGTGCATGGGGCCTTGGTTGGGAAGTTTGGTGTGACGGAATGGAGGTGTCACAGTTTACATATTTCCAACAAGTGGGTGGTTTTGAAGTGAAGCCTGTTTTGGGTGAGATTACTTACGGTATTGAGCGCCTTGCGATGTACATCCAAGATGTTGAAAGCGTATATGACCTGAAATTTAACGATCAGGGCGTAACCTACGGTGATATCTATCACGATAACGAAGTACAGTTTAGTGACTACAACTTTAACCATGCTGATACAGATATGCTGTTCCAGCACTTTAAGGACATGGAAGTTGAGTGCAGTAAGCTTGTGGAGCAGAACCTTCCACTTCCTGCTTACGATCATGCGATTGGGGCTTCTCATATCTTCAACGTTCTTGATGCACGTGGCGTAATTAGCGCGACAGAGCGCGCCGGCTATATTCTACGTGTACGTAACATGTCTAAGGCCTGTGCAGAAGGGTATTTGAAGCGTCGTGAAGAGCTTGGGTTCCCACTGCTTAAAAACAATTCTCAAAGTAAGGTAGCGTAA
- the glyS gene encoding glycine--tRNA ligase subunit beta, translating to MANVLIELLVEDMPSRVQTGAKEQFAKSLGAFFDGLGLKDVRIESYVTCARLAVMAYNVPERTAASEDERRGPRAEAAFDADGNPTKALEGFLRGCGEGVSAADVEKRETEKGTFVFYTVKKPAQSVKELLTSEIGNIIDGFSWPKSMRWSDAPKAFIRPVEGIVALWEDSVMDMEWNGIKSGRKTRGHMFLAPETLTLNHAEDYVSSIHNAHVILEQEDRLNEIKSQVSAISSDGAKIEKGLLSEVAGLVEAPTAVLGEFDELYLDLPNELLEITMAEHQRYFPIYDKSGGKLLPKFVGVSNVPDRTGNVKTGYEKVLTARFNDAKFYWDMDVKTPLREQSSKLEAMTFHKDLGQLSEKVARMQKIAGLLGGRLVGVDSALLERAISLAKCDLVTGTVFEFPELQGLVGAEIAERQGENASVVEALASQYAYDDFASVGAVAQGLILADRLDTLVGFYAVGLKPTGSGDPFALRRAALSIIRVLREHQLRLPLKSIFEQVYDLHNAPKVSKEETVKELLAFFMNRLQVLLKSEDISADCVDAVFGLNIDDVVDVAERATALQSFLKGEDGAALHGAYKRAANILSNSSFNQWVLASNNEKYIYQHVKQELFKETAEYDLFNQIELIYTNVEKQLKDESYKDAMKSLSNLREPLDKFFINVMVMVDDEAVKQNRLLLLSSMTSLLGRVADFKRVAG from the coding sequence ATGGCGAATGTACTGATTGAACTTCTTGTTGAAGATATGCCATCTCGCGTACAAACAGGCGCGAAAGAGCAGTTTGCAAAATCGCTAGGCGCTTTCTTTGATGGTCTAGGACTAAAAGATGTGCGTATTGAGTCTTACGTAACGTGCGCACGCCTTGCAGTTATGGCTTACAACGTGCCAGAGCGTACAGCCGCTTCAGAAGATGAGCGCCGTGGCCCGCGTGCCGAAGCTGCTTTTGATGCGGATGGTAACCCAACAAAAGCGCTTGAAGGTTTTTTGCGTGGATGCGGAGAAGGTGTGAGCGCTGCTGACGTTGAAAAGCGTGAAACTGAAAAGGGCACATTTGTGTTCTATACAGTGAAAAAGCCAGCTCAATCTGTAAAAGAGTTACTGACATCTGAAATTGGTAACATTATTGATGGATTCTCATGGCCGAAATCTATGCGTTGGAGCGATGCACCAAAGGCGTTTATTCGTCCAGTTGAAGGCATTGTGGCCCTTTGGGAAGATTCTGTGATGGATATGGAATGGAACGGCATTAAGTCCGGCCGTAAAACACGTGGACACATGTTCCTTGCGCCTGAAACACTGACGCTGAACCATGCTGAGGACTATGTGTCTTCTATTCATAATGCACATGTAATTCTTGAACAGGAAGACCGTTTGAATGAAATTAAAAGCCAAGTGAGTGCGATTAGCTCTGATGGTGCAAAGATTGAGAAGGGGCTACTGAGTGAGGTGGCAGGCCTTGTTGAAGCGCCAACAGCTGTACTTGGTGAGTTTGATGAGCTGTACTTGGATCTCCCAAATGAACTTCTTGAAATTACAATGGCTGAACACCAGCGTTACTTCCCGATTTATGATAAATCAGGCGGTAAGCTTCTGCCAAAATTTGTCGGTGTTTCTAACGTTCCAGACCGTACTGGTAACGTAAAAACAGGTTACGAAAAAGTTCTGACAGCTCGCTTTAATGATGCCAAATTTTACTGGGATATGGATGTGAAAACGCCTCTACGTGAGCAAAGCTCTAAGCTAGAAGCGATGACATTCCATAAAGACCTAGGCCAGTTGAGCGAAAAGGTTGCTCGCATGCAGAAGATCGCGGGGCTACTTGGTGGTCGCCTTGTGGGTGTAGATAGTGCCCTCCTTGAACGTGCTATTAGCCTTGCTAAATGTGATCTTGTGACAGGGACAGTATTTGAATTCCCTGAGCTTCAAGGTTTAGTGGGGGCTGAAATTGCAGAACGTCAAGGTGAAAATGCATCAGTGGTTGAAGCCCTTGCAAGCCAGTACGCTTACGATGACTTTGCTTCTGTTGGTGCCGTGGCGCAAGGGCTTATCCTTGCTGACCGCTTAGATACACTTGTTGGATTTTACGCGGTAGGCCTTAAGCCAACAGGCTCAGGTGACCCGTTTGCACTGCGCCGTGCGGCACTTAGCATTATTCGCGTGCTGCGTGAGCACCAACTGCGTCTACCACTGAAGAGTATTTTTGAGCAAGTGTATGACCTGCATAATGCCCCTAAGGTCTCTAAAGAAGAGACAGTGAAAGAGCTACTTGCTTTCTTCATGAACCGTCTTCAGGTGCTGTTGAAATCAGAAGATATTTCTGCAGATTGTGTAGACGCTGTATTTGGCCTGAACATTGATGATGTTGTGGATGTTGCTGAACGTGCAACTGCGCTGCAAAGCTTCCTGAAAGGGGAAGATGGCGCGGCTTTACATGGTGCTTACAAGCGTGCAGCCAATATTCTTAGTAATAGTAGCTTTAATCAATGGGTGTTGGCTTCTAATAATGAAAAGTATATTTACCAGCATGTAAAACAGGAACTGTTTAAAGAAACAGCTGAGTATGACTTGTTTAATCAAATTGAGCTCATTTATACGAATGTTGAAAAGCAGTTAAAAGATGAAAGTTACAAAGATGCAATGAAATCTCTCAGCAATCTGCGTGAACCTTTGGACAAGTTCTTTATCAACGTTATGGTGATGGTGGATGATGAAGCTGTGAAGCAAAACCGCCTGCTTCTGCTTTCATCTATGACATCTCTGCTAGGGCGTGTGGCTGACTTTAAGCGCGTTGCAGGATAA